A section of the Chryseobacterium scophthalmum genome encodes:
- a CDS encoding substrate-binding domain-containing protein: MKLKSTYFCLFLIFFLNIFLGCSNDKDSDKLKIGFSQGLGNHPWRDAMNHSMKIQASLHSDLDLHIMKAEKSVQKQISDIQKMIEAKTDIIIISPIDSYSLVSIIEKAYNKGIPVILLDRKIDSEKYTTYIGADNIEIGREAAKYIISDSKSEKKILEIRGDDNSSPSLERSLGFQEIIKKQTDAHLVESFKGFPAEKFKNTLQSLDHQNLYVFAFNDELASQAWQLARHMGFENNIKFIGVDGLNNKDGGIQMVMDGKLNATLLYPSGGAEAIETAIKIHKGNTVPKRIKLGTTIIDQFNAEIMKNQFDRILDQQGTIEHQVEAIEKTTNLYSSQSILLQWSIVLLTTMLCSVAYCIYLIYAVKYKNKQLTLTNEKITIQRNQIENIANELKESNEVRANFFTGISHEFKTPITLILSSVDSLKDKDKSSGKKSYYELELINKNSNRLLRLIDNLLDFRKTESKTFNLRVSKTNIYDFSYSVYRDFENEAKKRNIKFDLLSHNKTPDLYMDRNLMDKVYFNLLSNAFKFTPDNGKIEISIYEKGNEVSIHFKDNGIGIPNDELHNVFQPFFKGSNNRKNSSGIGLHLSKEFVKLHLGKIEVNSFQGTEFIITLYKGNKHFNEDQIIREPDLIEASFLEEEPDYINIESEYDENIKSAELRYTLLLIEDNRDLSHFLQNKLQNEFDVLLSDGTDAIEKALQSVPDIIICDVNLPDKNGFEICEILKNDLRTSHIPNIILTALDNKESYIKGLKSGVDLYLTKPFNYPILRQSLRSLLFNREKLRYYYTNNINRVSAAKPFDNIEQQFVSNLNKNINKNLDNPEFSVENLAEALHVSRVQLYRKVKAIFNENVSDYINNIRLEQSKIMLQDSKLTISEIAYKNGFSSPNYFSTVFKSKYGVSPNAFRKSLTDT, from the coding sequence ATGAAGTTAAAATCAACTTATTTCTGTTTATTCTTAATATTTTTCTTAAATATATTTTTAGGATGTAGCAATGATAAAGATTCAGATAAATTAAAAATTGGCTTTTCTCAAGGTTTGGGAAATCATCCATGGAGAGATGCGATGAATCATTCTATGAAAATTCAGGCTTCTCTGCACAGTGATTTGGATCTTCATATTATGAAAGCAGAAAAATCTGTACAGAAACAGATTTCCGATATCCAAAAAATGATCGAAGCTAAAACTGATATTATTATTATCTCACCGATTGACTCCTATTCTTTAGTTTCTATTATAGAAAAAGCTTACAACAAAGGTATTCCTGTTATTTTGTTAGATAGAAAAATCGACTCTGAAAAATATACAACCTACATCGGAGCAGATAATATCGAAATTGGAAGAGAGGCAGCAAAATATATTATATCCGATTCCAAATCTGAAAAAAAAATCTTAGAAATAAGAGGTGACGATAATTCTTCACCTTCTCTTGAAAGAAGCCTTGGGTTTCAGGAGATTATAAAAAAACAGACAGACGCACATTTAGTGGAAAGCTTTAAAGGATTTCCTGCAGAAAAATTTAAGAATACGCTTCAATCTTTAGATCATCAGAATTTATATGTTTTTGCTTTTAATGATGAACTAGCATCTCAGGCATGGCAGCTTGCAAGACACATGGGTTTTGAAAACAATATCAAATTTATTGGTGTAGATGGGCTTAACAATAAAGATGGCGGCATACAAATGGTAATGGATGGGAAACTAAATGCGACACTTTTATATCCCTCGGGTGGTGCAGAAGCCATAGAAACCGCAATTAAAATTCATAAAGGCAACACTGTTCCAAAAAGGATAAAGCTTGGTACAACAATTATTGATCAATTCAATGCTGAAATTATGAAAAACCAATTTGACCGTATCCTTGATCAACAGGGTACGATAGAGCATCAGGTTGAAGCTATTGAAAAAACAACAAATCTTTATTCATCACAAAGCATCCTTTTACAATGGTCTATTGTCCTTCTTACTACAATGCTGTGTTCTGTAGCATATTGCATCTATCTGATATATGCAGTAAAATATAAAAATAAACAGCTAACATTGACAAACGAAAAGATTACGATCCAAAGAAATCAAATCGAAAATATTGCCAATGAACTAAAAGAAAGTAATGAAGTCAGGGCTAATTTTTTCACAGGTATCTCTCATGAATTCAAAACACCAATTACATTAATTCTGAGCTCAGTAGATTCGCTGAAAGATAAGGATAAGTCATCAGGAAAAAAATCATATTACGAACTTGAACTGATCAATAAGAACTCTAACAGGCTGCTTAGATTAATAGATAATCTTTTGGATTTCAGAAAAACAGAAAGTAAAACGTTTAATCTTCGGGTATCAAAGACGAATATTTACGATTTTTCTTATTCTGTTTATCGTGATTTTGAAAATGAGGCTAAAAAAAGAAATATCAAATTTGACCTGCTATCACATAATAAAACTCCGGATTTATATATGGATCGTAATCTTATGGATAAAGTATATTTTAATTTGCTGTCCAATGCATTTAAATTTACACCTGATAATGGAAAAATTGAGATCAGTATTTATGAAAAAGGTAACGAAGTTTCCATTCATTTTAAAGATAATGGAATAGGAATTCCAAATGATGAATTGCATAATGTTTTTCAGCCTTTTTTTAAAGGGTCTAATAACCGTAAAAATAGCTCCGGAATAGGACTACATCTTTCCAAGGAATTTGTTAAGCTGCATTTGGGTAAAATCGAAGTCAATTCTTTTCAGGGTACAGAATTTATCATTACTTTATATAAAGGCAATAAGCATTTTAATGAAGACCAGATTATCCGTGAACCGGATCTGATTGAAGCATCCTTTTTAGAGGAAGAGCCAGATTACATTAATATTGAATCAGAGTACGATGAAAATATTAAATCCGCTGAATTAAGATATACATTACTGCTAATTGAAGACAACAGAGATTTGTCGCATTTCTTACAAAATAAATTACAAAACGAGTTTGATGTTCTATTATCTGACGGTACAGATGCTATTGAAAAAGCGCTACAATCTGTTCCTGATATTATAATTTGTGATGTCAATCTACCTGACAAAAATGGTTTTGAGATTTGTGAAATTCTTAAAAATGACCTAAGAACTTCTCATATACCTAATATTATTCTGACTGCTTTAGATAATAAAGAATCATACATTAAAGGACTGAAATCCGGCGTGGATCTTTATCTTACAAAACCCTTTAATTATCCTATCCTTAGACAATCATTACGGTCATTGCTCTTTAACAGAGAAAAACTAAGATATTATTATACCAACAATATCAACCGTGTTTCCGCAGCTAAACCTTTTGACAATATAGAACAACAATTTGTAAGCAACCTTAATAAAAATATTAATAAAAATCTGGATAATCCAGAGTTTTCAGTGGAGAATCTGGCAGAAGCATTACATGTTTCCAGAGTACAGCTATACCGCAAGGTAAAAGCTATCTTTAATGAAAATGTCAGCGATTATATTAATAACATCCGTCTAGAGCAATCTAAGATCATGTTACAGGATTCGAAGCTCACCATTTCAGAAATAGCATATAAAAACGGATTTTCTTCTCCTAATTATTTTTCCACAGTCTTTAAAAGTAAATATGGCGTTTCACCTAATGCTTTTAGGAAATCGTTAACAGATACTTAA
- a CDS encoding sugar porter family MFS transporter, protein MNKIAIWSITAALAGFLFGFDVVVISGADKKLQQLWQSSDAFHGAVVMGMALWGTVIGAIFGGIPTNKFGRKNTLFVIGILYAVSAIGSAFSHDPYTFAFFRFMGGLGVGASTIAAPTYISEIAPAKDRGRLVSLYQFNIVLGILVAFLSNYLISGTSDNDWRWMLGVQAIPAVIYTFCVLTIPKSPRWLISMLRFDEASKVLKIISPDEDPEILITQIKNSNAEAPKENIFMKKYRFPLILAFLLAFFNQMSGINAFLYYAPRIFEEAGLGEKTALLSSIGIGITNMIFTLLGVSLIDKVGRKTLMYIGSIGYIISLGLVTAAFYFQWSGIAIPIFLFVFIAAHAIGQGTVIWVFISEIFPNQLRASGQSFGSSTHWVLAAIIPSLIPTLFSTIGPGTVFLVFTISMVFQLLFVIFMMPETKGISLEKLSQKLTK, encoded by the coding sequence ATGAATAAAATTGCAATTTGGTCAATTACTGCTGCTTTAGCAGGTTTTCTGTTCGGTTTTGATGTTGTCGTGATTTCCGGAGCTGATAAAAAACTACAACAGTTATGGCAAAGCTCCGATGCTTTTCACGGAGCTGTTGTCATGGGAATGGCATTATGGGGAACAGTAATAGGTGCTATCTTCGGTGGTATTCCGACGAATAAGTTCGGGAGAAAAAACACACTTTTTGTTATCGGCATTCTTTATGCTGTTTCTGCAATAGGATCAGCATTTTCCCATGATCCTTATACATTTGCATTCTTCAGGTTCATGGGTGGTTTAGGAGTTGGTGCATCTACAATTGCAGCACCTACTTATATCTCAGAAATTGCACCTGCAAAGGACAGGGGAAGATTGGTTTCTCTTTACCAATTCAATATTGTTTTAGGAATTTTAGTAGCCTTTTTATCTAATTATCTCATCAGTGGAACTAGTGATAATGACTGGCGATGGATGTTGGGTGTACAGGCAATACCTGCGGTTATTTATACGTTTTGTGTACTGACGATTCCGAAAAGCCCAAGATGGCTTATTTCAATGTTAAGATTTGATGAAGCTAGTAAGGTTCTTAAAATCATTAGCCCTGATGAAGATCCCGAAATTCTTATTACTCAGATCAAAAACAGCAATGCTGAGGCACCCAAGGAAAATATTTTTATGAAAAAATATCGTTTTCCTCTCATTTTGGCTTTTTTGCTTGCTTTTTTCAACCAAATGTCAGGAATCAATGCGTTTCTTTATTATGCACCAAGGATTTTTGAAGAAGCAGGCTTAGGTGAAAAAACGGCACTCCTAAGTAGTATCGGCATAGGCATAACGAATATGATATTTACACTTTTAGGTGTTTCTTTAATTGATAAAGTAGGACGCAAAACCTTAATGTATATAGGGTCTATTGGATATATTATTTCTTTGGGTCTAGTTACTGCAGCGTTTTATTTTCAGTGGTCAGGTATAGCAATTCCTATTTTCTTATTTGTTTTTATTGCAGCTCATGCTATAGGACAGGGTACTGTGATCTGGGTATTCATTTCAGAGATTTTCCCAAACCAGCTTCGTGCATCGGGGCAATCTTTTGGAAGCTCTACACACTGGGTATTAGCGGCTATTATCCCGTCATTGATTCCTACTTTATTTTCAACCATTGGCCCGGGAACGGTATTCTTAGTATTTACTATTTCAATGGTATTTCAATTATTGTTCGTCATATTTATGATGCCTGAAACAAAAGGGATTTCTTTAGAAAAATTAAGTCAAAAACTAACAAAATAA
- a CDS encoding HdeD family acid-resistance protein has translation MANFIKSFTNTIKHWYLPLIFGLLFMFFGIYLFSTPLADYLALVVMFSISFILSGLSDIFLATQNKERLDCWGWYLVNGLLTLVIGLHLMVNPEISITVLPFVVAFTLMFRSFQLMGVSLDLKGNGVKNWIGLITLSILGILFSFLLLANPVISGLSLVTLTALSFISTGIASVNLAFILKKIKNYPGKLNKVKIKVLQNEIK, from the coding sequence ATGGCAAATTTTATTAAATCTTTTACCAACACAATAAAACACTGGTATCTTCCACTTATTTTTGGCCTATTGTTTATGTTTTTCGGGATCTACCTTTTTAGTACGCCTTTAGCTGATTATCTGGCACTTGTTGTCATGTTCAGTATATCCTTTATCCTTTCAGGCCTTTCTGACATTTTTTTAGCTACCCAAAATAAAGAACGACTTGATTGCTGGGGCTGGTACCTGGTAAACGGTTTGCTTACATTGGTTATAGGACTTCACCTTATGGTAAATCCGGAAATATCCATTACTGTATTACCTTTTGTAGTCGCTTTTACCCTAATGTTTCGTTCTTTCCAGTTAATGGGGGTTTCATTAGATTTAAAGGGCAACGGTGTTAAAAATTGGATAGGTTTGATCACACTCAGTATTTTAGGTATTCTTTTTTCATTTTTGCTACTAGCTAACCCTGTTATTTCAGGATTATCACTTGTCACCCTTACGGCATTGTCATTTATATCCACAGGAATAGCTTCTGTTAATCTCGCATTTATTTTAAAGAAAATTAAAAACTACCCTGGCAAACTTAACAAAGTAAAGATTAAAGTGTTGCAAAACGAGATAAAATAA
- a CDS encoding beta strand repeat-containing protein, which produces MKKIIFRLFLFMVLLCTSSNLFAQSDYYWVGGGGSWSDLNHWRIGSSTGPQATIIPSRYDNVFFNNTSGSGTINISPSAICKNFTIDDNIIGNIMFSQGSIFNVYGNLKWRGNVSANYSIIMNLFSDNANPTPNIIDIPGNLIRSGTVNSAYVSSINFSGNGSFSLVNDFNSNGYFSFNIGGDAVFDSNNKNIKVTREITYSSSAVSNFGTSQLTSTELNNPIIFSSYNANANLTQATVSGRGITIPNTQNIKNIVLGGTGRLTVGSHLKADNITGTGSSTLSTSNGTGQYEINTLNLEGGYIGYSTPNNIAKLTVNNMMIGNGTNYFYAKENEINHLTLGNGTSQFSAGKYDINNLTLNGGNYLFRSNTAQDQFKVNQTFIANPSCTGSIPRFGGNPSEYVNLFMPSTINGSTVVNFPGYTLSNVRLTGGASVTAALNGIGNTGSITYTGAPATRTFYRIGGGGLWQDPAKWSLSSGGASANCVPNMYDNVIFDAGSGFTAGNETITSSSQVSVRNMTWDNAPGNPVYNLSTIIYGSVYLQKEMNASISRFYLQKYNSTDPVANRYMSFEGQTISYAAAYGNDNFYIVPASYATSFDVTVTDSFLMDNNGLTGAIFADGIKINAETATVHLGGNTAAINNSIIWARIFYLLTRQPINAPNTSVYVNGEYDGSRLSSASNTHFIGSVYKEGNNTTTISDLRTNLLQVNGSGIILLNADRMTPVFSNNVVINAPTSIHLNIQWRVADTFVYNRADCDLVMNFIGNNFNKNLLLGNNINGTGFVELNRMNISGVNAGYITPVVGEMPVNANNSINNGDNSGINFTAPTAKNFYWKGGAGNWDDLAHWSLDPTSARVTANCGLPTIYDNVFFDQYSDFGANGITGIYLQTNVSVNDLTFSGLAATQRSHFAGNSNNFGISINGDLTLHPGYYDAGYFSGFTFINSYKPAGINKKVYPNGGSSRLIFNANANWKIHHGTGVTDMSGQSGITQNAVVGTLDLSGTVLNLNSASFNGKEVLLNNSDITIGANLTVNTQQPINGLNAILRLYAGISYVGASIFNNLAHFYEKIEIAAQGGAPGHSLAFPAGTINNLNVLAPTGSAPVITLNVQADVNNLKMQQRNNVALASNIKVNQSMLLQGDCIPTNALNFGSDNATLRQIIIPAYNTSDFVIDKVRLKSLSSSGGQTYITSNSIDLGGNTGISFPDAISSASRDLYWIGGQGDWNDLTHWALSSGGTPITGCNPPRANDNIFFDQYSGFTATQKTITISGSAYANNVTFNNAPNTPILNLAGQNLYAYGNLTLQTAMSVSNNSSTGSEIYLIQSTTPGQTRYIDTKGVLLSGNNWTKYLKINAPQDNFELLSELKSNIDGNNVKSFKTNNYQLTTNRNIRFNYTINNNPVLDFGQSVITDISTYSDSGLSITSSYPVSVSALDSKITVRNFILNIPNVTDYGEVNIIGGGTMNAGTVFHNFNKLTFLGGGTLSSPGNYNTLYFNPGNYKIASGQNITGNLFMTGTPCNRISVSRTAASGQSAINLDPAVNYTMFYASVQDMNFSHPLNAYGNSQDLGNTTNLTIVPTNVQAAGFGGNKTLCASEFPKTYDAAALFGTDPNASYTWTKIGNPNAGVISTSPIVTFTQPGNYSVKVVYAQDGCNITENFTISSIAMPVDNTTIATSNALQNPTGDVTVTFKGSLNNQTYIFTYSINNGADIEIISNTSGVATILHPRSTAGTFVYHLKGIRFANGMACPVAISNKNIIVNINPACPTPGVVQLYGTELRGCTASMGARRLAEVSSVTVTNPPADVNVTRLIPGTGIVIKEGADVLLLRNSTALPETLTLPANKPHIEGAIIYHNDRFYEGINNGKWIRIDNE; this is translated from the coding sequence ATGAAAAAAATTATATTTAGATTATTTCTATTTATGGTATTACTATGTACGAGTAGCAACCTTTTCGCCCAGAGCGATTACTATTGGGTAGGCGGCGGCGGTTCTTGGAGTGACCTCAATCATTGGCGTATTGGTTCCTCTACAGGACCACAGGCAACGATTATCCCATCGAGGTACGACAATGTATTTTTTAACAATACCAGCGGAAGTGGTACAATTAATATCTCCCCGTCTGCAATCTGTAAAAACTTCACGATAGATGATAACATTATAGGGAATATTATGTTCTCGCAGGGGAGCATCTTTAATGTTTATGGCAACCTTAAATGGCGGGGAAATGTAAGTGCTAATTATAGTATTATTATGAATCTTTTTTCCGATAATGCCAATCCTACGCCCAATATTATTGATATTCCTGGGAATCTCATCAGATCGGGTACTGTTAATTCGGCATATGTTTCCAGTATTAATTTTTCAGGGAATGGAAGTTTCAGCCTAGTGAATGATTTCAACAGTAACGGTTATTTTTCCTTTAATATTGGTGGAGATGCAGTTTTTGACAGTAATAATAAAAATATTAAAGTAACAAGAGAAATCACATACAGCTCTTCGGCAGTTTCCAATTTTGGAACCTCACAATTGACCTCAACAGAGCTTAATAATCCAATAATATTTTCTTCTTATAATGCCAATGCCAATCTTACACAGGCTACGGTTTCTGGAAGAGGAATAACGATTCCGAACACGCAGAACATTAAAAATATAGTTCTGGGTGGTACTGGTAGGTTGACTGTAGGTAGTCATCTGAAAGCAGACAATATTACAGGTACTGGTAGTTCTACACTTTCTACAAGCAACGGTACCGGGCAATATGAGATTAATACACTTAATTTGGAAGGTGGTTACATAGGTTATTCAACGCCTAATAATATTGCTAAACTTACCGTAAATAATATGATGATAGGAAACGGTACAAATTATTTCTATGCCAAGGAAAATGAGATTAACCATCTTACTTTAGGAAACGGAACAAGTCAATTCTCTGCCGGAAAATACGACATTAATAATCTTACTTTAAACGGGGGTAATTATCTATTTAGAAGCAATACCGCGCAAGATCAATTTAAAGTAAACCAAACGTTTATTGCAAACCCATCCTGTACCGGGAGTATTCCAAGATTTGGTGGAAATCCTTCTGAGTATGTTAATCTTTTTATGCCTTCTACCATTAATGGAAGCACAGTGGTTAACTTCCCAGGGTATACACTCTCAAATGTTAGATTAACAGGTGGGGCATCTGTAACAGCCGCTCTTAATGGTATAGGTAATACCGGAAGCATTACCTATACCGGCGCTCCTGCAACAAGAACTTTTTACCGTATTGGCGGTGGCGGTCTTTGGCAAGATCCTGCAAAATGGTCTTTGTCTTCGGGTGGTGCGTCCGCTAATTGTGTACCCAATATGTATGATAATGTCATCTTTGATGCCGGTTCTGGCTTTACGGCAGGTAACGAAACGATAACATCAAGTAGTCAGGTATCGGTACGCAATATGACGTGGGATAATGCTCCGGGAAATCCTGTATATAATTTATCGACAATTATTTACGGAAGTGTCTATCTGCAAAAAGAGATGAACGCTTCTATTTCAAGATTTTATTTGCAAAAATATAACAGCACAGATCCGGTAGCCAACCGTTATATGAGCTTTGAAGGGCAAACTATAAGTTATGCAGCCGCATACGGAAATGACAATTTTTATATCGTCCCTGCAAGTTATGCTACCTCTTTTGATGTAACTGTTACCGATTCTTTTTTAATGGATAACAATGGTCTTACAGGAGCGATCTTTGCTGATGGAATCAAGATAAACGCAGAAACAGCCACGGTTCATCTCGGTGGAAATACAGCAGCGATCAACAATTCGATTATTTGGGCAAGGATATTTTATTTGTTAACAAGACAGCCTATCAATGCACCCAATACCTCGGTTTATGTAAATGGAGAATATGACGGTTCTCGTTTATCTTCGGCAAGTAATACTCATTTTATTGGCAGTGTTTATAAAGAAGGAAATAACACGACTACTATTTCTGATCTCAGAACCAATTTGTTGCAGGTGAATGGCAGTGGTATTATTTTATTAAATGCTGACAGAATGACTCCTGTTTTCAGTAATAATGTGGTCATTAATGCACCCACAAGTATTCATCTTAATATCCAGTGGAGAGTTGCAGATACTTTTGTTTATAACCGTGCAGACTGTGATTTGGTAATGAATTTTATTGGCAATAATTTCAATAAAAATCTATTATTGGGTAATAACATTAACGGAACCGGTTTTGTAGAGCTTAACAGGATGAATATTTCAGGCGTTAATGCAGGATATATCACTCCGGTTGTAGGTGAGATGCCGGTAAACGCCAACAACTCTATCAATAACGGAGACAACAGTGGTATAAATTTTACAGCTCCTACCGCCAAAAACTTTTATTGGAAAGGCGGTGCAGGAAACTGGGATGATCTTGCCCATTGGTCTTTAGATCCTACCTCCGCACGAGTTACGGCTAACTGCGGGTTGCCAACAATTTACGATAATGTGTTTTTTGACCAGTATTCAGACTTTGGGGCCAACGGAATTACAGGTATCTATTTACAGACTAATGTATCGGTCAACGATTTGACCTTTAGCGGGCTTGCAGCAACACAGAGATCTCATTTCGCAGGTAATAGTAACAATTTTGGTATCAGTATTAACGGCGACCTTACACTGCATCCGGGATATTATGATGCAGGTTATTTCAGTGGTTTTACTTTTATTAATTCTTATAAACCTGCAGGTATTAATAAAAAAGTTTATCCTAATGGTGGTAGCTCTCGATTGATATTTAATGCCAATGCCAACTGGAAAATACATCACGGTACAGGAGTTACAGATATGTCGGGACAATCTGGTATTACCCAAAATGCTGTTGTAGGCACGCTGGATCTTAGCGGTACTGTTCTAAATCTCAATTCTGCTTCTTTTAATGGTAAAGAAGTATTGTTGAATAATTCGGATATTACAATCGGAGCAAACCTGACAGTAAATACCCAACAACCGATTAATGGACTTAATGCGATCTTGAGGCTTTATGCTGGTATTAGTTATGTAGGAGCTTCAATATTTAATAATCTGGCACATTTTTATGAAAAGATTGAAATAGCTGCTCAAGGAGGCGCTCCGGGACACAGCCTAGCTTTCCCTGCTGGAACAATCAATAACCTGAACGTTCTTGCTCCAACAGGTTCTGCTCCAGTTATTACACTTAATGTTCAGGCCGATGTCAATAACCTCAAAATGCAACAGAGAAATAATGTGGCTTTGGCATCAAACATCAAAGTAAACCAATCGATGTTATTACAGGGCGATTGTATCCCCACCAATGCTTTAAACTTTGGATCCGATAATGCTACATTAAGACAAATTATTATCCCGGCTTATAATACCAGCGATTTTGTAATTGATAAAGTTAGATTGAAAAGTTTATCCTCTTCAGGTGGGCAAACATACATAACATCTAACAGTATCGATTTGGGTGGTAATACAGGCATTAGCTTTCCGGATGCTATTTCTTCCGCTTCGAGAGATCTATATTGGATAGGCGGACAAGGTGATTGGAATGATCTTACACATTGGGCACTATCTTCGGGAGGAACACCTATTACCGGCTGTAACCCTCCAAGAGCCAACGATAATATATTTTTCGATCAATATTCGGGCTTTACGGCAACGCAAAAAACCATTACCATTTCCGGATCAGCTTATGCTAATAATGTAACCTTCAACAATGCGCCGAACACCCCTATTTTAAATCTTGCAGGACAAAATTTATATGCTTATGGAAATCTTACTTTACAGACTGCAATGTCTGTAAGCAATAATTCCTCAACAGGTTCAGAGATTTATTTGATACAGAGTACAACCCCTGGACAGACTCGATACATTGATACCAAAGGAGTCTTACTATCAGGTAATAATTGGACAAAATACTTGAAAATAAATGCTCCTCAGGACAATTTTGAACTATTAAGTGAGTTAAAATCAAATATTGATGGTAACAATGTAAAAAGTTTTAAGACCAATAACTATCAGCTCACAACAAATAGAAATATACGTTTTAATTACACGATCAATAATAATCCTGTTTTAGATTTTGGACAATCAGTAATTACTGACATTAGTACATATAGTGATAGCGGATTGAGCATTACTTCTTCTTATCCTGTATCTGTATCCGCTTTAGATTCCAAAATAACGGTCAGAAATTTCATTTTAAATATTCCTAATGTAACGGACTATGGAGAAGTCAATATAATAGGTGGCGGTACAATGAATGCAGGAACGGTTTTTCATAATTTCAATAAACTTACATTTTTAGGTGGTGGAACTTTATCCTCTCCGGGTAACTACAACACCCTGTACTTCAATCCAGGTAATTATAAAATTGCTTCTGGACAGAATATCACAGGAAACCTCTTTATGACCGGCACACCGTGTAACAGAATTTCTGTGAGCAGAACTGCGGCTTCGGGACAAAGTGCTATTAATCTGGATCCGGCAGTAAATTATACAATGTTCTATGCCTCGGTTCAGGATATGAACTTTTCTCATCCTCTAAATGCTTACGGAAATAGCCAGGATTTAGGAAATACCACTAACCTTACCATTGTTCCTACCAATGTTCAGGCAGCAGGGTTTGGCGGTAACAAAACGCTTTGTGCTTCAGAATTTCCTAAGACATACGATGCAGCGGCATTGTTCGGGACAGATCCTAATGCATCTTACACTTGGACCAAAATAGGAAATCCAAATGCAGGAGTTATCAGTACTTCGCCAATAGTTACTTTTACACAGCCCGGTAATTATAGCGTAAAAGTGGTCTATGCACAGGACGGATGTAACATTACGGAAAATTTTACAATTTCTTCGATAGCTATGCCTGTTGATAATACAACGATTGCGACGTCCAATGCTTTACAGAATCCTACGGGTGACGTTACTGTAACATTTAAAGGAAGTTTAAACAACCAGACGTATATTTTCACTTACAGCATTAATAACGGTGCTGACATTGAGATAATTTCGAATACTTCGGGTGTAGCAACCATTCTTCATCCGAGAAGTACTGCCGGAACATTTGTATATCATTTGAAAGGTATTCGTTTCGCCAACGGAATGGCTTGCCCAGTTGCGATCAGTAATAAGAATATTATTGTGAACATCAATCCTGCGTGTCCTACGCCGGGTGTTGTCCAGTTGTATGGAACGGAATTGAGAGGCTGTACTGCAAGTATGGGCGCCAGACGTTTGGCGGAAGTATCTTCGGTAACAGTTACCAATCCTCCTGCCGATGTGAATGTCACAAGGTTGATTCCTGGAACTGGAATTGTCATCAAAGAAGGAGCTGATGTTTTACTGTTGAGAAATAGCACTGCACTTCCGGAAACGTTGACATTGCCTGCAAATAAACCTCATATCGAAGGCGCGATCATTTACCATAACGACCGTTTCTATGAAGGGATCAATAATGGAAAATGGATCAGGATTGATAATGAATAA